From one bacterium Scap17 genomic stretch:
- a CDS encoding LysM peptidoglycan-binding domain-containing protein produces MGGNNARDAGMGMKRLVGNAVFTALLGMATLGASAGMSLAQAATVRDDVPSTYVVVRGDTLWDISGRFLREPWLWPEVWRANPQIKNPHLIYPGDRISLYYENGEPRLRLERGQGGVVKLSPQIRKIPKREAVPPIPLEKISAFLKEHRVIDPALLTDAPYIVAGDDTRLISGAGDTIYARGNWSANDTYSVYRKGQRYLDPDTQEFLGLEMISIGDIKLERREGDIGVLRVLSANREILNGDLLLPADGGAITTSFQPQPPEEDVGGVILAAPDGLRNIGRNDIVALNRGSREGIQPGYVFGIERRGETITDPVTGEPITLPGEEGGLVMVFRIYDKVSYALVMQAARPLSVGDKLLEPHG; encoded by the coding sequence ATGGGTGGCAATAACGCAAGGGACGCAGGAATGGGCATGAAACGACTGGTCGGCAATGCCGTCTTCACGGCACTCCTCGGCATGGCGACGCTGGGGGCAAGCGCAGGGATGTCGCTGGCACAGGCAGCAACCGTGCGTGATGACGTACCTTCCACCTATGTGGTGGTGCGTGGCGATACGCTCTGGGACATCTCCGGACGCTTTCTGCGTGAGCCCTGGCTGTGGCCGGAAGTCTGGCGCGCCAATCCGCAGATAAAGAATCCGCACCTGATCTATCCGGGCGATCGCATCTCGCTCTACTACGAGAATGGTGAGCCACGTCTGCGCCTGGAGCGCGGCCAGGGTGGTGTCGTCAAGCTGTCTCCCCAGATCCGCAAGATTCCCAAGCGCGAGGCGGTGCCACCGATTCCGCTGGAAAAGATCTCGGCCTTCCTGAAAGAGCATCGCGTGATTGACCCGGCGCTGCTCACCGATGCGCCCTATATCGTGGCCGGGGATGACACCCGCCTGATCAGCGGCGCCGGCGATACCATCTATGCCCGTGGCAACTGGTCCGCCAATGACACCTACAGCGTCTACCGCAAGGGCCAGCGCTATCTGGACCCGGATACTCAGGAGTTTCTGGGGCTGGAGATGATCAGCATCGGCGACATCAAGCTTGAGCGCCGCGAAGGCGATATCGGTGTGCTGCGTGTGCTGTCAGCCAATCGCGAGATTCTCAATGGTGATCTGTTGCTGCCGGCGGACGGTGGTGCGATCACCACCAGCTTCCAGCCGCAGCCGCCCGAAGAAGATGTGGGCGGCGTCATTCTCGCGGCCCCCGATGGACTGCGCAACATCGGTCGCAATGACATCGTGGCGCTCAATCGCGGCAGCCGTGAAGGCATCCAGCCGGGATACGTCTTCGGTATCGAGCGCCGTGGCGAGACGATCACCGACCCCGTGACCGGTGAGCCGATCACCCTGCCCGGTGAGGAAGGTGGTCTGGTGATGGTATTTCGCATCTACGACAAGGTCAGCTACGCGCTGGTGATGCAGGCAGCACGCCCCTTGAGCGTCGGTGACAAGCTGTTGGAGCCCCACGGCTGA
- the hemF gene encoding oxygen-dependent coproporphyrinogen oxidase: MAHANLEDVKVYLLDLQDRLCEALQACDGQASFREDSWERAEGGGGRSRVIENGGVFEKGGVNFSHVFGHELPASATAVRPELAGRSFHAVGVSWVLHPHNPHVPTSHGNVRFFIAEKEGEAPVWWFGGGYDLTPFYPHEEDARHWHQTAYDACIAFGSDVYPRYKAWCDEYFYLKHRDETRGVGGLFFDDLNEWGFERCFAFQQSVGDSFLEAYLPIVERRRETAYGERERNFQLYRRGRYVEFNLVWDRGTLFGLQSGGRTESILMSMPPVVHWKYGYEPEEGSAEAVLYRDFLHARDWLGEEA, from the coding sequence GTGGCCCACGCCAATCTCGAAGACGTCAAGGTCTACCTGCTCGATCTGCAAGACCGCCTGTGCGAGGCGCTGCAAGCCTGCGATGGCCAGGCAAGTTTCCGTGAAGACAGCTGGGAACGCGCCGAGGGCGGCGGTGGTCGCTCACGGGTCATCGAGAATGGCGGCGTCTTCGAGAAGGGTGGCGTCAATTTCTCGCATGTCTTCGGACATGAATTGCCGGCTTCCGCGACGGCGGTACGTCCGGAGCTGGCCGGTCGCAGCTTCCACGCCGTCGGGGTCAGCTGGGTGCTGCATCCGCACAACCCGCACGTGCCGACCAGCCATGGCAATGTGCGCTTCTTCATCGCCGAGAAGGAGGGCGAAGCGCCGGTATGGTGGTTCGGGGGCGGCTACGATCTGACGCCGTTCTACCCGCATGAAGAAGACGCGCGTCACTGGCACCAGACGGCCTATGATGCCTGCATCGCCTTCGGCAGTGATGTCTATCCGCGTTACAAGGCCTGGTGTGACGAGTACTTCTACCTCAAGCATCGCGACGAGACGCGGGGCGTGGGTGGCCTGTTCTTCGATGACCTCAACGAGTGGGGCTTCGAGCGCTGTTTCGCCTTCCAGCAATCCGTCGGCGACAGCTTCCTTGAGGCGTATCTGCCTATCGTCGAGCGCCGCCGCGAGACGGCCTATGGCGAGCGTGAACGCAACTTCCAGCTCTATCGCCGCGGGCGCTACGTGGAGTTCAACCTGGTCTGGGACCGCGGCACGCTGTTTGGCCTGCAGAGCGGCGGACGCACCGAGTCGATCCTGATGTCGATGCCGCCGGTAGTGCACTGGAAGTACGGCTACGAGCCCGAGGAAGGCAGTGCCGAAGCGGTACTGTATCGCGACTTCCTGCATGCCCGCGACTGGCTGGGCGAAGAGGCCTGA
- the aroE gene encoding shikimate dehydrogenase: MMSRYAVFGNPIAHSKSPLIHRSFAEQLKDSLSYEARLAPVGDFAAGWAEFVAEGGQGANVTVPFKEQAFRLVDVLSPRARRAGAVNTLMLGKTGQLYGDTTDGVGLTRDLERLEAPLKGARILILGAGGAVRGVLEPLLARQPAALVIANRTVAKASALAEDFADLAGEGCLLSGGSYAAIEGQFDLVINGTSASLGGELPPLPDSLFSPQALAYDMMYAAEPTVFMRWASERGARVEDGLGMLVEQAAESYFLWRHKRPETEPVANMLRRMLAEG; this comes from the coding sequence CTGATGTCCCGTTACGCTGTATTCGGCAACCCGATTGCCCACTCGAAATCCCCGTTGATCCATCGCTCCTTCGCTGAGCAGCTCAAGGACTCCCTGAGTTATGAGGCACGACTGGCGCCGGTCGGTGACTTCGCGGCCGGTTGGGCCGAGTTCGTCGCCGAAGGTGGCCAGGGGGCGAATGTTACCGTGCCCTTCAAGGAGCAGGCCTTCCGGCTGGTCGATGTGCTGAGCCCGCGTGCCCGCCGCGCCGGCGCCGTCAATACGCTGATGCTCGGCAAGACGGGTCAGCTATACGGCGATACCACCGATGGTGTCGGCCTGACCCGTGATCTCGAACGTCTCGAGGCGCCGCTCAAGGGTGCGCGCATCCTGATTCTCGGCGCGGGTGGCGCCGTGCGTGGTGTGCTGGAACCTCTGCTGGCCAGGCAGCCGGCGGCCTTGGTGATCGCCAATCGCACCGTTGCCAAGGCCAGTGCGCTGGCCGAGGACTTCGCCGACCTGGCGGGGGAAGGCTGCCTGCTGTCCGGCGGCAGCTATGCGGCCATCGAGGGCCAGTTCGATCTGGTCATCAATGGCACCAGCGCATCGCTGGGCGGCGAGCTGCCGCCGTTGCCGGATTCGCTGTTCTCTCCGCAGGCGCTCGCCTACGACATGATGTATGCCGCCGAGCCGACCGTCTTCATGCGTTGGGCCAGCGAGCGCGGTGCGCGGGTCGAGGATGGTCTCGGCATGCTGGTGGAGCAGGCGGCCGAGTCCTACTTCCTGTGGCGTCACAAGCGCCCGGAGACAGAGCCCGTGGCAAACATGTTGCGCAGGATGCTGGCGGAGGGGTGA
- a CDS encoding tRNA threonylcarbamoyladenosine biosynthesis protein RimN — MNVSDVSLDQRALDGAAACLRNGGIVAYPTEAVWGLGCDPDDGEALARLIKLKSRDAAKGLILIAGDIAQLEPWLAGVTVEQREQLLASWPGPYTWLVPDNGRAHPLLRGEHVSLAVRVTDHPLVQALCAAFGGPLVSTSANRAGESPAMTADEVRDAFGDALVNDVILEGPLGGNPRPSTIRDLATGKVLRA, encoded by the coding sequence ATGAATGTCAGTGATGTTTCGCTGGATCAGCGTGCCCTCGACGGCGCCGCTGCCTGTCTTCGCAATGGGGGCATCGTTGCCTATCCCACCGAGGCCGTCTGGGGGCTGGGGTGTGATCCCGACGATGGTGAGGCCTTGGCACGGTTGATCAAGCTCAAGTCCCGTGACGCCGCCAAGGGCCTGATCCTGATCGCCGGTGATATCGCTCAGCTGGAACCCTGGTTGGCGGGAGTTACCGTCGAGCAGCGTGAGCAGCTGCTGGCCAGCTGGCCAGGACCTTATACCTGGTTGGTGCCTGACAATGGCCGTGCGCACCCCTTGCTGCGCGGTGAACACGTCAGCCTGGCCGTGCGCGTGACCGATCATCCGCTGGTCCAGGCATTGTGCGCCGCCTTTGGTGGCCCGCTGGTGTCGACCTCGGCCAACCGCGCCGGCGAGTCGCCTGCCATGACTGCAGACGAGGTGCGTGACGCCTTCGGCGACGCGCTGGTCAATGACGTGATCCTCGAGGGGCCGCTCGGTGGCAACCCGCGTCCCAGCACCATTCGTGATCTCGCGACCGGCAAGGTACTGCGCGCCTGA
- a CDS encoding response regulator, whose translation MNPLRSLHFRAAIAIAATLFFVSALVTGVLVYQRQQALEHKLRENLIWAVYQFDREVRELRMVVAEEQKTPTPPALMDDSELLLRLDILYSRVQLLQSGQLGSMLAGMPDLHARLMAMLPRIEVLDSAIMDLASRQARDASLYVQILSRLASLQEQAGELLLNINAEAAIQRTRERSELLNLYALALSLVLLMTLSGIVLVVALIVESRGRASKTRKLEERTRELDGMVQLAQAASRAKSEFMAIMSHEIRTPLNGMVGVSDLIGEEVSTRRGQQYLAMLRQSAESLQAVINDVLDYSKIEAGKLELDQRCFSLPEFLDSLAAHYHRQTGSAGKGCSRIFLEERADDLPVWVKGDVNRLRQVLTNLLNNAFKFCPQGTIRLRASLEDGETLHFEVHDSGCGIAADQVSQLFAPFTQVDTSIARRHEGTGLGLAICKRLVEAMGGEVGVESHLGLGSRFWCRVPLPVLTVAEACPQQAVGDAPLPHASVLVVEDNEVNQSLARAMLEYLGQQVTVVEDGEQALEWLAQAGNDVDLVFMDMQMPVLDGVETTRRWRQHEAEQPASARLPIIAMTANVMQEDARRCIDAGMQGVLHKPFTRDDLHRVLQQYLVQASDLQASDSQQNALASEKPEASAGERTTVMQAPGDDGVSSSAADDQGAQIDAAQALDVATDDSAAHSLPDAAPCLLQHATCQELLKTLSGEAYSRLLSNYLTRLDGRLDVMVTLLKQRDLTELKREAHSLKGASASLGCSGIASGAKALEEAVISEDLPEVHQHVATLRSLSMPTRDSLLAEGYLFS comes from the coding sequence ATGAACCCACTCCGTTCCCTGCATTTCAGAGCCGCCATCGCCATTGCCGCGACGTTGTTCTTCGTCTCGGCATTGGTGACTGGCGTTCTGGTCTATCAGCGTCAGCAGGCACTCGAGCACAAGCTGCGTGAGAATCTGATCTGGGCGGTCTATCAGTTCGACAGGGAAGTGCGCGAGCTGCGCATGGTGGTGGCCGAGGAACAGAAGACCCCGACGCCGCCCGCCTTGATGGATGACAGCGAGCTGCTGTTGCGGCTCGACATCCTCTATAGCCGGGTGCAGTTGCTGCAGAGCGGCCAACTGGGCAGCATGCTGGCGGGGATGCCCGACCTGCATGCCCGGCTGATGGCCATGCTGCCCAGAATCGAGGTGCTGGACAGCGCCATCATGGACCTGGCGAGTCGTCAGGCGCGTGATGCGTCCCTCTATGTGCAGATACTCAGCCGGCTTGCCTCGCTTCAGGAGCAGGCCGGCGAGCTGCTGCTCAACATCAATGCCGAGGCCGCTATCCAGCGCACCAGGGAGCGCTCGGAGCTCCTCAACCTGTATGCCCTCGCGCTGTCGCTGGTGCTGCTGATGACGTTGAGCGGCATCGTGCTGGTGGTCGCGCTGATCGTCGAGAGTCGCGGACGGGCCTCAAAGACCCGCAAGCTGGAGGAGCGCACCCGGGAGCTGGATGGCATGGTGCAGCTGGCGCAGGCGGCCAGTCGTGCCAAGTCGGAATTTATGGCGATCATGAGCCATGAGATTCGCACCCCGCTCAATGGCATGGTCGGTGTGTCGGACCTCATCGGCGAGGAAGTCTCGACCCGGCGTGGCCAGCAATATCTGGCGATGCTGCGCCAGAGTGCCGAGAGCCTGCAGGCCGTCATCAATGATGTGCTGGATTATTCCAAGATCGAAGCCGGCAAGCTGGAGCTGGATCAGCGCTGTTTCTCACTGCCCGAATTCCTCGATTCTCTGGCCGCGCATTACCATCGCCAGACAGGCAGTGCCGGCAAGGGATGCTCGCGCATTTTCCTCGAAGAACGTGCCGATGATCTGCCTGTCTGGGTCAAGGGGGACGTCAATCGCCTGCGTCAGGTACTGACCAACCTGCTCAACAACGCCTTCAAGTTCTGTCCCCAGGGCACTATCCGGCTGAGGGCATCATTGGAAGACGGCGAGACGCTTCATTTCGAGGTTCACGACAGCGGTTGCGGGATCGCCGCCGACCAGGTGAGCCAGTTGTTCGCGCCCTTCACCCAGGTGGATACCTCGATTGCGCGTCGACATGAAGGCACCGGGCTCGGGCTTGCCATCTGCAAGCGACTGGTGGAGGCGATGGGCGGTGAGGTCGGCGTCGAGAGCCATCTCGGGCTCGGCAGTCGCTTCTGGTGCCGCGTGCCGCTGCCGGTATTGACCGTCGCCGAGGCTTGCCCGCAGCAGGCGGTGGGAGATGCGCCCTTGCCCCATGCAAGCGTGCTGGTGGTAGAAGACAACGAGGTCAATCAGTCACTGGCGCGGGCCATGCTCGAGTATCTGGGACAGCAGGTCACGGTGGTGGAAGACGGTGAGCAGGCACTCGAATGGCTTGCGCAGGCTGGCAACGATGTCGATCTGGTGTTCATGGACATGCAGATGCCGGTACTGGATGGCGTCGAGACAACACGTCGCTGGCGTCAGCACGAGGCCGAGCAACCCGCCAGCGCTCGTCTGCCGATCATCGCGATGACCGCCAACGTGATGCAGGAGGATGCCCGCCGCTGTATCGATGCCGGCATGCAGGGGGTGCTGCACAAACCCTTCACGCGTGATGATCTGCATCGGGTACTGCAACAGTATCTGGTCCAGGCCTCTGATTTGCAGGCCTCTGATTCGCAGCAGAATGCGCTTGCGTCAGAGAAGCCAGAGGCTTCGGCTGGCGAGCGGACTACCGTCATGCAGGCACCAGGCGATGATGGCGTCAGCTCGTCAGCGGCTGATGATCAGGGCGCGCAGATCGACGCTGCTCAGGCGCTCGATGTAGCAACTGACGACTCAGCCGCGCACTCTCTGCCCGATGCTGCGCCTTGCTTGCTGCAGCACGCGACCTGTCAGGAGCTGCTCAAGACCCTGAGTGGCGAGGCCTATTCACGACTGCTGAGCAATTACCTGACGCGCCTCGATGGACGCCTCGACGTGATGGTGACCTTGCTGAAGCAGAGGGATCTCACCGAGCTCAAGCGCGAGGCACATTCCCTAAAGGGGGCGTCAGCCTCGCTGGGATGCAGCGGCATAGCCAGTGGCGCCAAGGCGCTGGAGGAGGCGGTGATCAGTGAGGATCTGCCCGAGGTACACCAGCATGTCGCCACATTGCGCTCCTTGAGTATGCCGACGCGGGACAGCCTCCTCGCAGAGGGCTACCTGTTCTCCTGA
- a CDS encoding methionyl-tRNA formyltransferase produces MSKALRIAFAGTPDFAAECLSALLGSRHEIISVHTQPDRPSGRGRKLTPGPVKQLALQHDIPVHQPLNFKDEADRQILRDLEADIMVVVAYGLILPQAVLDIPRLGCLNIHASLLPRWRGAAPIQRAIEAGDSESGVTIMQMDAGLDTGDMLLTRRTPITASTTGGELHDALAAQGGEAIVTALDAIATGDLPATRQPEEGVTYAAKLSKAEAELDFTRPAAELDARIRAFNPWPVAWTRLEGEPLRLWMSRTGEQRLTDSVTPGTLLAPGKDCLRIACGDGHEVLEITRAQLPGAKPLSVKDLLNSRAARFPEGLVLGADHTPDTDSQTETSA; encoded by the coding sequence ATGTCGAAAGCCCTGCGCATCGCCTTTGCCGGCACCCCCGATTTCGCCGCCGAGTGCCTGTCCGCCCTGCTGGGCAGTCGCCACGAGATCATCAGTGTCCACACCCAGCCTGATCGCCCCTCCGGGCGTGGTCGCAAGCTGACCCCGGGCCCCGTCAAGCAGCTGGCACTCCAGCATGATATCCCTGTCCATCAGCCGCTCAACTTCAAGGACGAGGCCGATCGCCAGATTCTGCGCGACCTCGAGGCCGACATCATGGTGGTGGTGGCCTACGGGCTGATCCTGCCGCAGGCGGTGCTCGATATCCCGCGTCTGGGCTGTCTGAACATCCACGCCTCGCTGTTGCCGCGCTGGCGGGGGGCCGCACCGATCCAGCGTGCCATCGAAGCCGGTGACAGCGAATCCGGCGTCACCATCATGCAGATGGATGCCGGCCTGGACACCGGTGACATGCTGCTGACCCGCCGCACCCCGATCACCGCCAGCACCACCGGTGGCGAGCTGCACGATGCGCTGGCGGCCCAGGGTGGCGAGGCCATCGTCACGGCCCTCGACGCCATCGCCACAGGCGACCTGCCCGCGACCCGCCAGCCGGAAGAGGGCGTGACCTACGCCGCCAAGCTCTCAAAGGCCGAGGCCGAACTCGACTTCACCCGCCCTGCCGCCGAGCTGGACGCGCGCATCCGCGCCTTCAATCCGTGGCCGGTGGCCTGGACCCGCCTTGAAGGCGAGCCGCTGCGCCTGTGGATGTCGCGCACCGGCGAGCAACGCCTCACCGACAGCGTGACGCCCGGCACCCTGCTGGCGCCCGGCAAGGATTGCCTGCGCATCGCCTGCGGTGACGGCCATGAGGTGCTGGAGATCACCCGGGCCCAGCTGCCCGGCGCCAAGCCGCTGTCCGTCAAGGACCTGCTCAACTCCCGTGCTGCGCGCTTCCCCGAGGGCCTCGTCCTTGGCGCGGACCACACCCCTGATACCGATTCCCAGACCGAGACTTCCGCATGA
- a CDS encoding peptide deformylase: protein MAKREILEFPDERLRNVAAPIDTIDAELQTLIDDMIETMYDARGIGLAASQVDEHRRLIVIDVSEDQSQPLVLINPEYTPIGDEQQPMQEGCLSIPEYYAEVPRYLKVRLKAQDRNGDAYELEADGLLAHCIQHEHDHLQGKLFVDYLSPLKRDRVMKKMQKRHKLQEA from the coding sequence ATGGCCAAACGCGAAATCCTTGAATTCCCTGATGAGCGTCTGCGCAACGTTGCCGCCCCGATCGACACGATCGACGCCGAGCTGCAGACCCTGATCGACGACATGATCGAGACCATGTATGACGCCCGCGGCATCGGCCTCGCCGCGTCACAGGTCGACGAGCATCGCCGTCTCATCGTCATCGACGTCAGCGAAGATCAGTCCCAGCCGCTGGTGCTGATCAACCCGGAATACACCCCGATCGGTGATGAACAGCAACCGATGCAGGAAGGCTGCCTGTCGATTCCTGAATATTATGCCGAAGTCCCGCGCTATCTGAAGGTACGACTCAAGGCTCAGGACCGCAACGGCGATGCCTACGAACTGGAAGCCGATGGCCTGCTGGCGCATTGCATCCAGCACGAGCACGACCACCTGCAAGGCAAGCTGTTCGTCGACTACCTCTCCCCGCTCAAGCGTGATCGGGTGATGAAGAAGATGCAGAAACGCCACAAGCTGCAAGAAGCCTGA
- a CDS encoding 5'-nucleotidase, lipoprotein e(P4) family, whose protein sequence is MRRAFSLTTSAALLLALSGCASSGTQTPTAPAPRPAPLQDAATQAPLSDQAMLATLWIQRSAEFHALSLQAFNVAHDRLNLALARRHAQDKPLAVVVDVDDTVLDTTSYGGWALREGRTYDSQSWADWVDDAVSTASPGAVAFLNYAHESGVDVYYITNRKAAGKQATIANLAALGFPQANAEHVMPRTDSSDKTARRARVTAEHDIALLMGDNLGDFDQAFQQSTTRARNAEVARQADQFGRRFVLLPNPTYGEWEGVLYDGNWGASEHEKRAMRDAALNAWQPESGTVNQGK, encoded by the coding sequence ATGCGTCGCGCTTTCTCACTGACCACCTCAGCCGCTCTACTGCTGGCATTGTCAGGCTGTGCCAGCTCTGGCACCCAGACACCCACAGCGCCGGCGCCACGCCCTGCCCCGCTGCAGGATGCCGCAACGCAGGCGCCCTTGAGCGACCAGGCCATGCTGGCGACCCTGTGGATACAGCGCAGCGCGGAGTTTCATGCCCTGTCACTGCAGGCCTTCAACGTGGCCCACGACCGCCTGAATCTGGCGCTGGCACGTCGTCACGCACAGGACAAGCCGCTGGCGGTGGTCGTCGATGTCGATGACACCGTGCTCGACACCACCAGCTACGGCGGTTGGGCACTGCGTGAAGGTCGTACCTACGACAGCCAGAGCTGGGCTGACTGGGTGGATGATGCCGTCTCCACGGCTTCACCGGGCGCCGTGGCGTTCCTCAACTACGCTCACGAAAGCGGCGTCGATGTCTACTACATCACCAACCGCAAGGCGGCCGGCAAGCAGGCCACCATCGCCAATCTTGCCGCGCTCGGCTTCCCGCAGGCCAATGCCGAGCACGTGATGCCGCGCACCGACAGCTCCGACAAGACCGCGCGCCGCGCGCGGGTCACGGCCGAGCATGACATCGCGCTGCTGATGGGCGATAACCTCGGCGATTTCGATCAGGCCTTCCAGCAGTCCACCACCCGCGCACGCAATGCCGAAGTTGCCCGCCAGGCGGATCAGTTCGGCCGTCGCTTCGTGCTGCTGCCAAACCCGACCTACGGCGAGTGGGAAGGCGTGCTCTACGATGGCAACTGGGGTGCCAGTGAGCACGAGAAGCGTGCCATGCGTGATGCGGCGCTCAATGCCTGGCAGCCCGAGAGCGGCACGGTCAACCAGGGCAAATGA
- a CDS encoding response regulator transcription factor: MQIGILEDDHDQRDYLTLCLEAQGHELAGFERASQLLRALRERSFDLLIIDWQLPDACGMELTRTLRSEHGWRGLILFITASQGEEDVVHALQHGADDFLAKPIRPAELTARVEALGRRFVTSDTHYLQPKVAISDQYRIEPDEHTIWCGEEPVALTQREYQLASLLLRHVGELYSRAYLLEMIWGVNGDISTRTVDTHVSRLRRKLGLNGSRGLRLKSVYQYGYRLESCATAPVKSS; encoded by the coding sequence ATGCAAATCGGCATTCTGGAAGATGATCATGATCAACGTGATTACCTGACCCTGTGTCTCGAGGCCCAGGGACATGAGCTGGCAGGCTTCGAGCGCGCCAGCCAGTTGTTGCGCGCGCTGCGCGAGCGCAGCTTCGACCTGCTGATCATCGACTGGCAACTGCCGGATGCCTGCGGCATGGAGCTGACGCGCACACTGCGCAGCGAGCACGGCTGGCGGGGGCTGATCCTGTTCATCACCGCAAGCCAGGGAGAGGAGGATGTCGTGCATGCGCTTCAGCACGGCGCCGATGACTTCCTGGCCAAGCCTATCCGCCCTGCCGAGCTCACGGCGCGTGTGGAAGCGCTGGGCAGGCGTTTCGTCACCTCCGACACCCATTACCTGCAGCCCAAGGTGGCCATCAGCGATCAATATCGGATCGAGCCGGATGAACACACCATCTGGTGCGGCGAGGAGCCGGTCGCCCTGACCCAGCGCGAATATCAGCTGGCCTCCCTGCTGCTGCGCCACGTCGGAGAGCTTTACTCACGCGCCTACCTGCTGGAGATGATCTGGGGAGTCAACGGAGACATCTCGACCCGCACGGTCGACACCCACGTCAGCCGCTTGCGGCGCAAGTTGGGACTGAACGGCAGCCGTGGGCTCAGGCTGAAAAGCGTCTATCAGTACGGATATCGGCTCGAATCCTGTGCCACGGCCCCCGTCAAGAGCAGCTGA
- the dprA gene encoding DNA-protecting protein DprA: protein MDVEQRGPSRADFVFLARLPGFGTHTAAKLRERADWPQGWLAILPPRLAAPLRLWCERPESSPLYQQVMTDLAWHAPAQGYHLLTPADPEWPAMLDTLPDPPLALWALGRQSLLELPMLAIVGARKASHAGLRHAHDFAAELVSRGWSVASGLALGVDAAAHQGALAASARLGAHDYAANPSTLAVLGCGVDVVYPAQHHRLRQRLLEGGGLLLSEHPPGTGAHARHFPRRNRLITGLSLGVLVVEATLRSGSLVSARLAMEQNREVFALPGRIDDITASGCLELIRQGATLVRDVDDMLAELKHLLPAHSTEQSSAQARVASSKQPAAVFTGSLSTPRSANRSATRDAESSLPLPSLEMPVSKAVTPPVSQEAAPLCFLGAVPLALDKLVELSGTSVSELSMQLLELELEGRVMQAPGGWKRL from the coding sequence ATCGATGTCGAACAGCGCGGCCCCTCGCGGGCGGATTTCGTCTTTCTGGCGCGCCTGCCGGGCTTTGGCACGCATACCGCGGCCAAGCTGCGTGAGCGTGCCGACTGGCCGCAGGGCTGGCTGGCCATACTGCCGCCACGCCTGGCGGCACCGCTGCGCCTTTGGTGCGAGCGCCCCGAATCCTCGCCGCTCTATCAGCAGGTGATGACAGACCTAGCCTGGCATGCGCCGGCGCAGGGCTATCATCTGCTCACCCCCGCTGACCCCGAGTGGCCCGCCATGCTTGATACCCTGCCGGACCCGCCGTTGGCGCTCTGGGCGCTGGGGCGTCAGTCGCTGCTTGAGTTGCCCATGCTGGCCATCGTCGGCGCACGCAAGGCCAGTCATGCAGGCCTGCGGCATGCACATGACTTCGCGGCTGAGCTGGTCTCTCGTGGCTGGAGTGTTGCCAGTGGGCTGGCGCTGGGAGTCGATGCCGCGGCGCATCAGGGAGCCCTGGCGGCGTCAGCGCGTCTCGGCGCACATGACTATGCGGCCAACCCCTCGACGCTGGCGGTGCTTGGCTGTGGGGTCGATGTGGTCTATCCCGCTCAGCATCATCGTCTTCGCCAACGGCTGTTGGAGGGTGGCGGCCTGCTGCTCTCGGAGCATCCGCCAGGCACCGGCGCGCATGCGCGTCATTTCCCACGCCGCAATCGGCTGATCACCGGTCTGTCACTTGGCGTGCTGGTGGTCGAAGCCACGCTGCGCAGTGGCTCACTGGTCAGTGCCCGGCTGGCGATGGAGCAGAATCGCGAGGTGTTCGCGCTGCCGGGACGCATCGATGACATCACCGCCAGCGGTTGTCTGGAGCTGATTCGTCAGGGGGCGACGCTGGTACGCGACGTCGATGACATGCTGGCGGAGCTCAAGCACCTGCTGCCGGCGCACTCGACCGAGCAGTCGTCAGCGCAGGCCCGGGTGGCGTCGTCCAAACAGCCCGCTGCCGTCTTTACGGGCTCTCTCTCAACCCCTCGCTCAGCTAATCGTTCAGCCACCCGCGACGCTGAATCGTCACTGCCCCTGCCATCGCTCGAGATGCCAGTCTCAAAGGCAGTCACACCCCCTGTCAGTCAGGAGGCGGCACCGTTGTGCTTTCTGGGGGCGGTGCCGCTGGCGCTGGACAAGCTGGTCGAGCTGAGTGGCACCTCGGTCAGTGAGCTGAGCATGCAGTTGCTGGAACTGGAGCTAGAAGGGCGAGTCATGCAGGCGCCGGGTGGCTGGAAGCGGCTCTGA